The proteins below are encoded in one region of Levilactobacillus namurensis:
- a CDS encoding zinc ribbon domain-containing protein: MNQRPFYAPADDQAGGDRPNFCPHCGQPVAPTDTFCQNCGYNLVTDQVTNDQTPEAPQPTTSAQPNPQPTASQTTTPQPAPTPQRRPRTPLTKSQKAKWWGLGLVGVVLIGLIGWGGHYYSKATTLDRITSDIRSGKHLTHDFASSSADLKLTTAKLVPVNRYYRDHPQQLASLKAQLAAGGRSTDGHFTYRSTGRRFLLFPKYQINVTPVYPTVTTNHAKTVISLDHHTVATANSDTYTKKLGALVPGEYHLQASGKVGSHQLTNSSDYHITSDATYDLELRTISATFNTVPASTIYLNGKKVGTADNTGAFTLKDEPWSANMSVYAQYGSTNGTAKSNTVMLDKNADGDTVDLKYPGVIDESDADDFISNLFTAIENLSNGGDMDDATDDEDDDLDAFFENGSSNTEYQQFKSMGQGYYKDDNIDGTTITTTIKDIQPGPDRTSLVTYTVKYDFMLDDYDHIQTFQYTATVKDTSHDSDASLNNQIVKITPAQKINDYHDNDD; the protein is encoded by the coding sequence ATGAACCAACGTCCGTTTTACGCGCCCGCTGACGACCAGGCCGGTGGCGACCGGCCCAACTTCTGTCCCCACTGTGGCCAACCCGTCGCCCCGACTGACACTTTCTGTCAAAATTGTGGGTACAACTTGGTCACCGACCAAGTGACCAACGACCAGACGCCCGAGGCGCCACAGCCGACGACCTCCGCACAGCCCAACCCGCAACCGACGGCTTCGCAGACCACGACGCCGCAACCAGCTCCGACGCCCCAACGGCGCCCGCGCACACCCCTGACCAAGTCCCAAAAGGCCAAGTGGTGGGGCCTGGGACTGGTTGGGGTGGTCCTCATCGGCCTGATTGGCTGGGGTGGCCACTACTACTCGAAAGCCACCACGCTAGACCGCATCACCAGCGACATCCGGAGCGGGAAACACCTAACTCACGACTTTGCCAGCAGTAGCGCTGATTTGAAACTGACCACCGCTAAGCTGGTCCCGGTCAACCGCTACTACCGCGATCATCCCCAACAGCTGGCCAGCTTAAAAGCGCAACTGGCAGCCGGAGGTCGGAGCACCGACGGCCACTTCACCTACCGGTCTACGGGACGACGTTTCCTGCTCTTCCCTAAGTACCAGATCAACGTCACGCCGGTCTATCCGACGGTCACCACCAACCACGCCAAGACAGTAATTTCCCTGGATCACCACACGGTCGCCACGGCGAACAGCGATACATATACCAAGAAGCTGGGGGCCTTAGTCCCCGGCGAATACCACTTACAGGCCAGCGGTAAGGTCGGCAGCCACCAGCTGACCAACAGCAGTGACTACCACATCACCAGCGATGCGACCTACGACCTCGAGTTGCGGACCATTTCGGCGACCTTTAATACGGTCCCGGCGTCCACCATTTACCTCAACGGCAAGAAGGTGGGAACGGCCGATAACACGGGGGCCTTTACGCTCAAAGACGAACCTTGGTCCGCCAACATGAGCGTTTACGCCCAGTATGGGTCGACCAACGGCACGGCTAAGTCGAACACCGTGATGCTGGATAAAAACGCCGACGGGGACACCGTCGACCTCAAGTATCCGGGCGTGATTGACGAAAGCGATGCGGACGACTTCATTAGTAACCTCTTCACGGCCATCGAGAACCTGTCGAACGGCGGTGACATGGATGACGCCACGGACGACGAAGACGACGACTTAGACGCCTTCTTCGAAAACGGCAGTAGTAACACCGAGTACCAGCAGTTTAAGTCCATGGGCCAAGGCTACTATAAGGATGACAACATCGACGGAACCACGATTACCACCACCATCAAGGACATCCAGCCCGGCCCCGACCGGACCAGTCTGGTCACCTACACGGTCAAGTACGACTTCATGCTCGACGACTACGACCACATCCAGACCTTCCAGTACACGGCAACGGTTAAGGATACCAGCCACGATAGCGATGCGAGTCTCAACAACCAGATTGTAAAGATCACACCCGCGCAAAAGATCAACGACTACCACGATAATGATGACTAA
- a CDS encoding zinc-ribbon domain-containing protein gives MEKTTSKFCPQCGQPLAAGAKFCTHCGYQLKTPAATAAPDQATNTASDQRQATTHSQAENADPAAPNQRRDDVQRVKRFSGNYFAWWLATVKHPTRTVEQTPALFGGVTYLLAALFPTLGLMLLGFRAASAANQATNLELNLTGIIWRVSVAVLIVLLLTLAIYAGVGYGFRRLNDTTGQLTFKAYATSFAGLLNLGLAIEALGVIVSLFTPVDSATGLVSWGFLFLLIGAAMLILNMAFVYSVVSDTPQPRWDTFYLLVVAIIALSLALGIFSGLVGGVIGSSLENTFSQIFDSYGSTSSIW, from the coding sequence ATGGAAAAGACCACCTCGAAATTCTGTCCGCAATGCGGGCAACCCCTCGCAGCGGGGGCTAAGTTCTGTACCCACTGCGGGTACCAACTCAAGACACCGGCGGCTACGGCCGCACCGGACCAAGCCACGAACACTGCGTCGGATCAGCGCCAAGCCACGACCCATTCCCAGGCTGAAAACGCCGACCCAGCGGCCCCTAACCAGCGCCGCGACGACGTTCAACGGGTCAAGCGCTTCTCGGGCAACTACTTTGCCTGGTGGCTGGCGACCGTCAAGCACCCTACCCGAACCGTCGAGCAGACCCCGGCCCTCTTCGGCGGGGTGACCTACCTGCTGGCGGCCCTATTCCCAACGTTGGGACTGATGTTACTGGGCTTTCGGGCCGCATCCGCGGCCAACCAGGCCACGAACCTGGAGCTCAACCTGACGGGCATCATCTGGCGCGTTAGCGTTGCCGTTTTAATTGTCTTACTGCTGACGCTGGCCATTTACGCGGGCGTGGGCTACGGCTTCCGCCGGCTCAACGACACCACCGGTCAGCTGACGTTCAAGGCTTACGCCACCAGCTTTGCGGGCCTGTTAAACTTGGGGCTCGCCATCGAGGCGCTGGGCGTCATCGTCAGTCTGTTCACGCCGGTCGACTCCGCAACGGGTCTGGTCAGCTGGGGTTTCTTGTTCCTCCTGATTGGGGCGGCCATGCTGATTTTAAACATGGCCTTCGTCTACAGCGTGGTCAGTGACACGCCGCAACCGCGGTGGGACACTTTCTACCTGTTAGTGGTCGCCATCATCGCCCTCTCCTTAGCCCTAGGAATCTTTAGCGGCTTGGTCGGCGGCGTGATTGGCAGTTCACTGGAGAACACCTTCTCGCAAATCTTCGATAGTTACGGCAGCACTTCTAGTATCTGGTAA
- a CDS encoding GNAT family N-acetyltransferase encodes MSLIYIERATLAALPDIMAIIDSAKALLKADGSPQWQDGYPDTDTLKRDIAAQQCWLLMVDGKIAGTATMVVADDPNYHQIYNGAWQNTTDPYATIHRIAIGAGFGGQHLSHYFFSNLISAAYRDGIRNFRIDTHDLNKRMQAIVTSFGYAFRGKIYVDEPAENPEDNARRAYELNL; translated from the coding sequence ATGAGCTTAATTTATATCGAACGCGCAACCCTGGCAGCTTTGCCAGACATCATGGCCATCATCGATAGCGCTAAGGCCTTATTAAAGGCCGACGGTAGCCCGCAGTGGCAGGACGGATACCCGGATACCGACACGTTGAAACGCGACATTGCTGCGCAGCAATGCTGGTTGTTGATGGTGGACGGAAAGATTGCGGGGACGGCAACCATGGTGGTGGCCGACGACCCCAACTATCACCAGATCTATAATGGGGCTTGGCAAAACACCACGGACCCTTACGCCACGATTCACCGGATTGCAATTGGTGCCGGCTTTGGCGGTCAGCACCTGAGTCACTACTTCTTCTCCAACCTGATCAGTGCGGCGTACCGCGACGGCATCCGCAACTTCCGCATCGACACCCACGACTTAAATAAGCGGATGCAGGCCATCGTGACCAGCTTCGGGTACGCCTTCCGGGGGAAGATCTACGTGGACGAACCCGCCGAGAATCCTGAGGACAATGCGCGACGGGCTTATGAGTTGAATTTGTAA
- a CDS encoding NAD(P)-dependent oxidoreductase: MAKITAYGVRPNERPYFDRLNHDHFEMTYVADLLTHANADQARGADGVLVRGNCVVDRENLRQFAKWGIRAVFTRSVGVNHIDLVAAAEFGIQIARVPGYSPYAVAELALTLGLSLFRHVDAAVQRTRQGDFRVPASYFSRELHTATVGIIGAGRIGMAEARLYRGLGAQVMAYTPHPKVADRQVVTFGDRATVLGHSDIVSVHVPYIPGENDQSLDQQFLAQMKPQAVLVNTARGELADPAAILHALDAGQLGGYGADVVTNETQLIGQDFGQVAAVPDAAVRQLLAHPRVMVTPHMGSFTEPALEDMIKVSYQNFREWWATGRVTNGVSVRTHG; this comes from the coding sequence ATGGCTAAGATTACGGCGTACGGGGTGCGGCCCAACGAGCGGCCGTACTTCGACCGGTTAAATCATGACCACTTCGAGATGACCTATGTGGCGGATTTATTGACTCACGCCAACGCCGACCAAGCCCGCGGCGCGGACGGGGTCCTGGTCCGCGGGAACTGCGTGGTGGACCGGGAAAACCTGCGCCAATTCGCCAAGTGGGGGATTCGGGCAGTCTTCACGCGTTCTGTGGGCGTTAACCATATCGATCTAGTGGCGGCCGCGGAATTCGGTATCCAGATTGCCCGGGTACCGGGCTACTCCCCGTATGCGGTGGCGGAACTGGCGTTGACCTTGGGGCTCAGCCTCTTTCGCCACGTCGATGCAGCAGTTCAGCGGACGCGTCAGGGGGACTTTCGGGTACCCGCCAGTTACTTTAGCCGGGAACTCCATACGGCGACGGTGGGCATCATCGGTGCTGGACGCATCGGGATGGCGGAGGCCCGCCTCTACCGGGGACTGGGCGCACAGGTCATGGCCTACACCCCTCACCCTAAGGTTGCCGACCGGCAAGTGGTGACGTTCGGCGACCGCGCCACGGTATTGGGCCACAGTGACATCGTCTCGGTTCATGTCCCGTATATTCCGGGGGAGAACGACCAGTCTTTGGACCAGCAGTTCTTAGCACAAATGAAACCCCAGGCCGTTCTAGTCAACACGGCGCGTGGCGAATTAGCGGACCCGGCGGCGATTCTACACGCCCTAGATGCCGGCCAACTTGGCGGGTACGGGGCGGACGTGGTGACCAACGAGACCCAGTTGATCGGCCAGGACTTTGGCCAAGTCGCCGCGGTTCCGGATGCAGCCGTGCGGCAGTTGTTAGCCCACCCGCGCGTGATGGTGACCCCGCACATGGGGTCCTTCACCGAGCCGGCCTTAGAAGACATGATCAAAGTTAGCTACCAGAACTTTCGGGAATGGTGGGCGACTGGTCGGGTGACGAATGGGGTTTCGGTGAGAACCCATGGATAA
- a CDS encoding EAL domain-containing protein: MYRFFVQPQINVATQKLAGYELLLRSSHHDYWVTPTNFTAVSMAQQMVLSHREITNILRDHPNNPQISFNLNREQFNDQETIGHLISLKKSVPGLHLIIELTEAPSLSEVHRFAALYKAYDIELSLDDVGTDNPWTSAVREILPFMDTIKFALQNFRRQHRQSEIHNSLQTWRDVADLYHLGLTVEGIEDQSDVALAEKYRAQTTQGYYYSKPVPYCG, translated from the coding sequence ATGTATCGTTTCTTTGTTCAACCACAAATCAACGTGGCTACCCAAAAGTTAGCTGGTTATGAATTGTTATTACGCTCTTCGCACCACGATTACTGGGTAACGCCGACCAATTTTACGGCCGTCTCTATGGCCCAACAGATGGTCCTGTCGCATCGGGAAATCACGAACATTCTTCGTGACCATCCGAACAATCCCCAGATTTCCTTTAACCTGAACCGCGAACAATTCAACGACCAAGAAACGATTGGTCATCTGATTAGTCTGAAAAAGTCCGTCCCGGGCCTGCACCTGATCATTGAACTGACTGAAGCGCCGTCCTTAAGCGAAGTGCACCGTTTCGCCGCACTGTACAAGGCCTACGACATTGAATTGAGTCTGGACGATGTCGGGACCGATAACCCTTGGACGTCGGCAGTTCGTGAGATTCTCCCGTTTATGGACACGATTAAGTTCGCCCTCCAGAATTTCCGTCGGCAACACCGGCAGTCCGAGATTCACAACAGTCTGCAGACTTGGCGCGACGTTGCGGACCTGTATCACCTGGGCCTCACCGTTGAAGGCATCGAGGATCAATCCGACGTGGCCTTGGCCGAAAAATACCGCGCGCAAACCACGCAAGGCTACTACTACAGCAAGCCCGTACCCTATTGTGGCTAA
- the alsE gene encoding D-allulose 6-phosphate 3-epimerase, giving the protein MNVKFSPSLMTMDLKNFKEEISFLSDKVDSFHIDIMDGHFVPNLTLSPWFIDQVRTVTNTPVSSHLMVEDPTFWVDELIKSRSDYICFPAERANGTAYRMINKIHAAGLKAGVVLNPETPVNSIASYLDDLDKVTIMTVDPGFAGEKFVESALDKIVQLRDIRDENQYHYLIEMDGSSNRKSFKRIHDANPDIYIIGRSGLFGLDDDIEVAWNQMVHNFYDATGVAVAQ; this is encoded by the coding sequence ATGAATGTAAAATTTTCACCATCGTTGATGACTATGGATTTAAAGAATTTTAAAGAGGAAATTTCCTTCTTAAGTGATAAAGTTGATTCATTTCATATCGATATTATGGACGGTCACTTTGTTCCTAATTTGACGTTATCGCCATGGTTTATTGATCAAGTAAGAACAGTGACTAATACCCCAGTTTCATCGCATTTAATGGTTGAAGATCCTACTTTCTGGGTTGATGAATTGATTAAGTCACGGAGCGATTACATTTGTTTCCCTGCGGAACGGGCAAATGGAACTGCCTACCGCATGATTAATAAAATTCATGCTGCAGGTCTTAAAGCGGGGGTAGTTCTTAATCCTGAGACACCCGTAAACTCTATTGCATCATACTTGGACGATTTGGATAAAGTCACGATTATGACCGTTGATCCGGGATTTGCCGGTGAGAAGTTTGTAGAATCGGCATTGGATAAAATTGTACAGCTACGTGATATTCGCGACGAGAACCAATATCATTATCTTATTGAAATGGATGGTTCTTCAAATCGTAAGTCGTTCAAACGAATCCATGATGCCAACCCGGACATTTATATTATTGGACGCAGTGGGTTGTTTGGATTGGATGATGATATTGAGGTAGCCTGGAATCAAATGGTTCATAATTTCTATGATGCAACTGGTGTGGCGGTAGCCCAATAA
- a CDS encoding PTS fructose transporter subunit IIC, which yields MKDALKSLRLKNHLLTAISYLIPVVCGAGFMIAIGLAFGGSSSADLTKSFSFWDALAVMGSTGLGMLPMIISTGIAFSIADKPGIAPGIVIGLAAQQIGAGFIGGLIGGFMAGWLVLATIKYVKLPGWASGLMPMLVVPFIASLLGSLIMIYVIGGPISWLTTWLTHYLASLGTSSKIFYGLMIGILASVDYGGPINKTVFAFVLTMQASGVNEPITALILVNMATPLGFTAAYFFGKLFRKNIYSKVEVETIKTAFPMGIFEIVEGVLPIVLNDIVRCVVATGIGGAVGGAISMYFSSNSKVPFGGLLAIPTMTRPLGFILGLVANVVVTGMTLAILKKSVVTEDEDEEADDESIEADLNMDDIQIS from the coding sequence ATGAAAGATGCGTTAAAAAGTTTACGTCTTAAGAATCATCTATTAACAGCAATTTCGTATTTGATTCCGGTTGTTTGTGGCGCTGGATTCATGATTGCTATCGGTTTGGCTTTTGGTGGAAGTTCATCAGCTGATTTAACTAAAAGCTTTTCTTTCTGGGACGCTTTAGCCGTTATGGGAAGTACCGGTTTAGGAATGCTGCCGATGATTATTTCGACTGGAATTGCCTTTTCCATTGCCGATAAACCGGGTATCGCACCCGGGATAGTCATTGGATTAGCTGCTCAGCAAATTGGTGCTGGATTCATTGGTGGTTTAATTGGTGGATTTATGGCCGGCTGGTTAGTTCTAGCTACTATCAAGTATGTTAAGTTACCTGGTTGGGCTAGTGGACTTATGCCGATGTTGGTTGTTCCTTTTATTGCTTCGTTGCTAGGATCGCTGATCATGATTTACGTAATTGGGGGACCTATCAGTTGGTTGACCACTTGGTTAACACATTACTTAGCTTCCTTAGGGACATCATCCAAGATTTTCTATGGCTTGATGATTGGAATCTTAGCCAGTGTTGATTATGGTGGACCAATTAATAAGACGGTGTTTGCTTTTGTTTTAACGATGCAGGCATCTGGTGTAAATGAACCAATTACGGCTTTGATTTTAGTTAATATGGCCACACCATTAGGATTTACAGCTGCTTACTTCTTCGGTAAATTATTCCGTAAGAATATTTACTCTAAGGTTGAAGTTGAAACGATTAAAACGGCATTCCCTATGGGAATTTTTGAAATTGTTGAAGGTGTCTTACCTATTGTCTTAAATGATATTGTTCGGTGTGTTGTGGCAACAGGAATTGGTGGCGCTGTCGGTGGAGCCATTTCCATGTACTTCAGTTCCAACAGTAAGGTACCATTTGGTGGTCTGTTGGCAATTCCGACAATGACTCGTCCGTTAGGCTTTATTTTAGGATTAGTAGCCAACGTCGTTGTTACTGGAATGACATTAGCTATCCTCAAAAAGTCAGTGGTTACAGAAGATGAGGATGAAGAGGCTGATGATGAATCTATCGAAGCTGATTTAAATATGGATGATATTCAGATTTCTTAA
- a CDS encoding PTS fructose transporter subunit IIB produces the protein MKIVGVCACTVGIAHTYIAQEKLEKAAAKKEFDIHLETQGTIGTQDALTPEDIESADIAILAVDVKIKGMDRFANITKITVPTDIAIKSPNKLLDKAAEIASKKQKAHA, from the coding sequence ATGAAAATTGTTGGAGTATGTGCTTGCACCGTTGGTATCGCCCACACTTATATTGCTCAAGAGAAGTTAGAAAAAGCGGCGGCTAAAAAGGAATTTGATATTCATTTGGAAACGCAGGGGACGATTGGAACCCAGGATGCATTAACGCCAGAAGATATTGAAAGCGCTGACATCGCTATTCTTGCAGTTGATGTAAAGATTAAAGGAATGGATCGGTTCGCCAACATCACTAAAATTACGGTACCTACTGACATTGCCATTAAGTCGCCAAATAAATTGTTGGACAAGGCGGCTGAAATCGCTAGCAAAAAGCAAAAAGCTCATGCTTAA
- a CDS encoding PTS sugar transporter subunit IIA, protein MAVVQETLNPKAIIVNSMATSKDEVLKEMIHQLNLIGAVDDEEEFLKDVYVRESQGMTGIGNGVAIPHGKSVSVKDPAVAIATLDDPIEWESLDDQKIQIVVLFAVTDSPDGAQVHLKMLSEFAKKLGDDDVLDALKGANNIDEIVAAFD, encoded by the coding sequence ATGGCAGTTGTTCAAGAAACATTAAATCCGAAAGCAATTATTGTGAATAGCATGGCAACATCAAAGGATGAAGTATTAAAAGAAATGATTCATCAACTTAATTTAATCGGTGCAGTTGATGATGAAGAAGAATTTTTGAAAGATGTTTATGTACGTGAATCACAAGGAATGACAGGAATTGGTAACGGTGTGGCAATCCCACATGGTAAAAGTGTTAGTGTCAAAGATCCAGCTGTAGCGATTGCTACACTGGATGATCCCATTGAATGGGAAAGCTTAGATGATCAAAAGATTCAAATCGTTGTGTTATTTGCCGTTACGGATAGTCCAGATGGAGCACAGGTTCATCTTAAAATGTTATCTGAGTTTGCAAAAAAATTGGGTGATGATGATGTTCTGGATGCGCTTAAGGGCGCAAATAATATTGATGAAATTGTTGCGGCATTTGATTAA
- a CDS encoding PTS sugar transporter subunit IIA, which translates to MEKVEGMQRFVLHEPIEKDALFERVCSNLQDEGVITSSVLVEAALRKRERLSSTLIDEQTAMPHCQETAVHEAKIVLVDCHQFPVKWTEEGIWVTGVVFLFLSEQTSQEQLLAMRSFVRGLADHQVVQALFQTKSVNNMTS; encoded by the coding sequence ATGGAAAAAGTAGAAGGAATGCAACGTTTTGTGTTACATGAACCAATAGAAAAAGATGCGCTCTTTGAACGAGTATGTTCTAACTTACAGGATGAGGGCGTTATTACATCATCGGTTTTAGTTGAAGCTGCTTTGAGAAAAAGGGAACGGCTTTCGAGTACTTTGATTGATGAGCAAACTGCAATGCCACATTGTCAGGAGACTGCGGTACACGAGGCTAAAATTGTTTTAGTGGATTGTCACCAGTTTCCGGTGAAATGGACGGAAGAGGGCATATGGGTTACTGGAGTTGTTTTTCTATTCTTAAGTGAACAAACTTCGCAAGAGCAACTGTTAGCTATGAGATCATTTGTCCGTGGATTAGCTGACCATCAGGTTGTTCAAGCGTTGTTTCAAACTAAATCAGTTAATAATATGACATCATAA
- a CDS encoding PRD domain-containing protein — protein sequence MVKADVNRELVNLLYQQDSYITASKLSIQLNVSPKTVYRAINQINDRVGKPKLIVTAKGKGVEINRQRTMTDEVPYSNVVDISNGDGFSPSKRRKQIMLRLLYMSPQGMDVRSLYKNFYVSDSVINNDEKVIGTWLERYGLRMHRSHWKLAIVGEELVVRRAISVLTDLTGIIDFNNIFKFSKVALNQMDVNFVIDLIRDAEKDLRIEIPYPYDINLFSHVYILINRYRNVGNRGFIGVHPVAESKMPNRKLLECTQIMGRRIEKYAHIKLPATEITYIYEYLNASRITGDDQRADILPQRAIQVAQDYVYMVGEILHMTIHADDIIEDLSNHIRPMLNRLANGIQAKNELLDQVKREYPQILDAVVQASKKISVKYQLENISLDESAFIAIYIARVVEQTKRPLHIVIACTTGIGTAELIRVKVHKTLPNLVVDDVISLNQYMTNRQKYRDIDFIISTIPLKAERDVPVIVVSALFSQRDQNAIRKIINQLSGGAAWKK from the coding sequence ATGGTTAAAGCAGATGTAAATCGTGAGCTAGTGAACTTACTTTATCAGCAAGATTCATATATAACGGCTTCAAAACTTTCCATTCAACTTAATGTTTCGCCAAAGACAGTATATCGGGCAATTAACCAAATTAATGATCGCGTAGGAAAACCGAAACTGATTGTTACAGCGAAAGGAAAGGGAGTAGAAATAAATCGCCAAAGGACTATGACGGATGAGGTACCATATAGTAACGTTGTAGATATTTCTAACGGTGATGGTTTTTCACCCAGTAAGCGACGTAAGCAAATAATGTTACGGCTGTTGTATATGTCGCCTCAGGGAATGGATGTTCGTAGTCTTTATAAGAATTTTTATGTAAGCGATTCTGTAATCAATAACGATGAAAAAGTTATTGGGACATGGCTAGAACGGTATGGTTTGCGAATGCATCGTAGTCATTGGAAACTGGCAATTGTGGGAGAAGAGTTGGTTGTTCGACGAGCAATCTCTGTATTAACCGATTTGACGGGAATTATTGATTTTAATAATATCTTCAAATTCTCCAAGGTAGCCTTGAATCAAATGGATGTAAACTTTGTAATTGATTTGATTCGTGATGCGGAAAAGGATTTGAGAATTGAAATTCCATATCCATATGATATTAATTTGTTTTCCCATGTTTATATTCTGATTAATCGGTATCGTAATGTTGGAAATCGAGGCTTCATCGGTGTCCATCCAGTTGCCGAAAGTAAGATGCCTAACCGGAAATTACTGGAGTGTACGCAGATTATGGGCCGGCGCATTGAAAAGTATGCTCACATAAAATTACCGGCAACTGAGATTACTTATATCTACGAGTACTTAAATGCCTCGCGAATTACGGGTGATGATCAACGTGCAGATATTCTTCCGCAAAGAGCGATTCAAGTAGCTCAGGACTATGTGTATATGGTTGGCGAAATACTCCACATGACGATTCACGCAGATGACATCATTGAAGATCTTAGTAATCATATTCGGCCAATGTTGAATAGGCTAGCTAATGGAATTCAGGCGAAGAATGAGTTGTTAGATCAGGTCAAACGTGAATATCCGCAAATCTTAGATGCTGTAGTACAAGCTTCTAAAAAGATTTCTGTCAAGTATCAATTGGAAAATATCTCTCTAGATGAAAGTGCCTTTATTGCTATTTATATTGCACGAGTAGTAGAGCAAACTAAACGTCCGTTGCATATTGTAATTGCGTGCACTACAGGTATTGGAACAGCTGAGCTTATACGCGTTAAAGTTCATAAGACGCTGCCTAATTTGGTCGTTGATGATGTCATTTCATTGAATCAATATATGACGAACCGACAGAAATATCGGGATATAGATTTTATTATTTCGACAATTCCGTTAAAAGCAGAGCGTGATGTTCCAGTGATTGTGGTGAGTGCATTATTTAGCCAACGTGATCAAAATGCTATTCGTAAGATTATTAATCAGTTGTCTGGAGGTGCCGCATGGAAAAAGTAG
- the rpiA gene encoding ribose-5-phosphate isomerase RpiA produces the protein MNQNELKALVGKEAVKHVQDGMTLGIGTGSTVRYMIDALGQRVAKEGLKIVGVATSDRSAQQAESLGIQIKQLDDVDHLDLTIDGADEIDSNFQGIKGGGAAHLWEKIVAINSRKNMWIVDESKMVEHLGKFPLPLEVIPFGSTHVLQKLDKMGLHPAFRLTPDGHHVLTDSKNYIIDLHLGRIDHPQQLAQTLNGIVGIVEHGLFLNIVNTVIVGHQDGPEVLHARD, from the coding sequence ATGAATCAAAACGAACTAAAAGCGTTGGTCGGTAAGGAAGCCGTTAAACACGTTCAAGATGGTATGACCTTAGGAATCGGAACAGGCTCAACAGTCCGTTACATGATTGATGCTCTGGGACAAAGAGTCGCTAAAGAAGGACTTAAAATTGTTGGTGTGGCAACCTCCGATCGTTCTGCTCAGCAAGCAGAATCCCTGGGTATCCAAATTAAGCAATTGGATGACGTCGATCATCTTGATTTAACAATCGATGGTGCCGATGAAATCGACTCTAACTTCCAAGGAATCAAGGGTGGCGGTGCAGCTCATTTATGGGAAAAAATCGTAGCCATTAATTCTCGAAAAAACATGTGGATTGTCGACGAAAGTAAGATGGTTGAACACTTAGGTAAGTTCCCATTACCTTTAGAAGTTATCCCATTCGGTTCCACTCACGTTTTACAAAAGTTAGATAAAATGGGGCTTCACCCTGCCTTCCGCTTAACACCAGATGGTCATCACGTTTTAACGGATTCTAAAAATTATATTATTGACCTTCATCTTGGCCGCATTGACCATCCTCAACAACTTGCACAAACCTTAAATGGTATCGTAGGTATTGTAGAGCACGGGTTATTTTTAAACATCGTCAATACCGTTATTGTCGGTCATCAAGACGGCCCCGAGGTTCTGCACGCCCGAGACTAA